One window of the Salvelinus sp. IW2-2015 unplaced genomic scaffold, ASM291031v2 Un_scaffold1123, whole genome shotgun sequence genome contains the following:
- the LOC112069799 gene encoding LOW QUALITY PROTEIN: neuroligin-2-like (The sequence of the model RefSeq protein was modified relative to this genomic sequence to represent the inferred CDS: substituted 1 base at 1 genomic stop codon), whose translation MGEEGDCRMWESFLSTGDQSAKGNYGLLDQIQALRWLNENIGHFGGDPERITIFGSGAGASCVNLLILSHHSEGLFQRAIAQSGSAISSWSVNYQPLKYTKILARKVGCSHSETAELVDCLRKKNFRELVDQDIQPARYHIAFGPVVDGDVVPDDPEILMQQGEFLNYDILIGVNQGEGLKFVDDSEDNDGISAAAFDYTISNFVDNLYGYPEGKDILRETIKFMYTDWADRDNGDMRRKTLLALFTDHQWVAPAVATAKLHAEFQSPVYFYTLYHHCQTETRPEWADAAHGDEIPXVFGVPMIGATDLFPCNFSKNDVMLSAVVMTYWTNFAKTGDPNLPVPQDTKFIHTKPNRFEEVIWTKFNSKDKQYLHIGLKPRVRDNYRANKVAFWLELVPHLHSLHDEFPPTTRLPPGSTRPPGVPWKPKPRTTGHPYPTFPDPVEPYGSERPRLDLFPGDTRDYSTELSVTVAVGASLLFLNILAFAALYYKRDKRQEMRRHRLSPQRHGGPANDLAHSQEEEIMSLQMKHSEHDPHHDMEPLRPHDIMRPACPPDYTLALRRAPDDVPLMTPNTITMIPSTITGMQPLHPFNTFPSTGHNNTLPHPHSTTRV comes from the exons ATGGGAGAGGAAGGCGACTGCAGAATGTGGGAGA GTTTCCTGAGTACAGGGGACCAGTCAGCCAAGGGGAACTATGGTCTGTTGGACCAGATCCAGGCCCTGCGTTGGCTCAATGAGAACATCGGACATTTTGGCGGCGACCCCGAGCGCATCACCATCTTCGGCTCCGGCGCCGGCGCGTCCTGCGTCAACCTCCTCATCCTCTCGCACCACTCCGAGG GGTTGTTCCAGAGGGCCATAGCCCAGAGTGGCTCAGCCATCTCCAGCTGGTCGGTCAACTACCAGCCCCTCAAGTACACCAAGATCCTGGCCCGGAAGGTAGGCTGCAGCCACTCAGAGACGGCAGAATTGGTGGACTGCCTGAGGAAGAAGAACTTCAGGGAGCTGGTGGATCAGGACATCCAGCCGGCACGCTACCACATCGCCTTCGGACCCGTAGTGGACGGAGACGTGGTGCCGGACGACCCGGAGATACTCATGCAGCAG GGGGAGTTCCTGAACTATGACATCCTGATAGGAGTGAACCAGGGAGAGGGGCTGAAGTTTGTAGATGACAGTGAAGACAATGATGGGATCTCAGCTGCAGCGTTCGACTACACCATCTCTAACTTTGTGGACAATCTCTATGGATATCCTGAGG gTAAGGACATCCTGAGAGAGACCATTAAGTTCATGTACACTGACTGGGCCGACCGTGACAACGGAGACATGAGGAGAAAAACCCTCCTRGCCCTGTTCACGGACCACCAGTGGGTGGCGCCGGCGGTGGCCACGGCCAAACTGCACGCCGAGTTCCAATCTCCTGTTTACTTCTACACATTRTACCACCACTGTCAGACGGAGACGCGGCCAGAGTGGGCGGACGCAGCCCACGGGGATGAGATCCCCTARGTGTTCGGAGTGCCCATGATCGGAGCCACCGACCTGTTCCCCTGCAACTTCTCTAAGAATGATGTCATGCTCAGTGCTGTAGTCATGACGTACTGGACAAACTTTGCTAAGACGGG GGACCCCAACCTGCCGGTGCCTCAGGACACCAAGTTCatccacaccaagcccaaccGCTTTGAGGAGGTCATCTGGACCAAGTTCAACTCCAAGGACAAGCAGTACCTCCACATTGGTCTGAAGCCCCGCGTCAGGGACAACTACCGAGCCAACAAGGTGGCCTTCTGGCTGGAGCTGGTCCCTCACCTACATTCCCTCCATGACGAATTCCCCCCCACCACCAGGCTACCTCCAGGCAGCACCCGCCCCCCCGGGGTCCCCTGGAAGCCCAAACCCCGCACCACAGGCCACCCCTACCCCACATTCCCTGACCCCGTGGAGCCCTACGGATCAGAGCGGCCCAGACTGGACCTCTTCCCCGGTGACACACGGGATTATTCCACAGAGCTGTCGGTGACKGTGGCGGTGGGGGCGTCGCTACTCTTCCTCAACATCCTGGCATTCGCCGCGCTCTACTACAAGCGGGACAAGCGGCAGGAGATGCGGCGCCACCGGCTCTCCCCGCAGCGCCACGGCGGGCCCGCCAACGACCTGGCGCACAGCCAGGAGGAAGAGATCATGTCCCTGCAGATGAAGCACTCGGAGCACGACCCGCACCACGACATGGAGCCCCTCCGTCCCCACGACATCATGCGGCCCGCCTGCCCGCCCGACTACACTCTGGCCCTGCGGAGGGCCCCGGACGACGTGCCCCTCATGACCCCCAACACCATCACCATGATCCCCAGCACCATCACCGGCATGCAGCCCCTCCACCCCTTCAATACCTTCCCCAGCACCGGCCACAACAACACCCTGCCCCACCCCCACTCCACCACACGCGTATAG